Proteins encoded within one genomic window of Marasmius oreades isolate 03SP1 chromosome 6, whole genome shotgun sequence:
- a CDS encoding uncharacterized protein (antiSMASH:Cluster_6.3): MIPPNIHYLTTQVAKQAIQNTPPHIQCLLRSGQLPSSNDLSSIQLSLQEMQTEIQHHQKIVEESTTRILLLEETSRRYHSILSPIRRIPAEILSFILTLAVKKNRFGPPGYSRSHASLLSSVCAFWRSVTLDDPYIWATIVIDREFQEKRHPLSFDRLKTHLERSKGTSITYEFELPSKFSPSIIAPNEDGVTSTLFGTEEQPRQVGTLKFSNVSSSRTKSPWSEARNIVEVAASRLSFLHTLHFWDRSDVHPVTKSDLTFGNEALGKHITSLYLHPVTLSGAIFALKSFPKLSFATFIIGAVAKEDSTSANRNPPLEPRREPNNLLSLPSLLSLTLATSTEIPIDKCINHMAILLRRFGTPSLSTLSISLSRSLISQQFDTLQLIDGLEYFFGRTTALRHLTIRCVDWTEQFTKGLLQYVPSTVTDLGIGFAPGVAPLFERRIVNGLCWPPKDKDGDGDGGEGVLPKLTHLRLFMGVSGLDEWGLLSEMIQSRVLKIPGSGATSALGTPRTPLKSVYADVKSSDPQIAIEARKLRDEGVHVFGSNL, translated from the coding sequence ATGATCCCTCCTAACATCCATTACCTGACAACGCAAGTTGCGAAGCAAGCGATCCAGAATACACCCCCTCATATTCAATGCCTCCTTCGGTCTGGACAACTCCCATCCTCCAACGATCTATCTTCCATCCAGCTATCACTCCAAGAGATGCAGACCGAGATCCAGCATCATCAAAAGATAGTCGAAGAGTCGACGACTCGCATCTTGCTGCTAGAAGAAACCTCCAGACGTTACCATTCCATTTTGTCACCGATTCGTCGAATTCCAGCAGAGATCCTCTCTTTCATCCTCACCCTTGCAGTCAAGAAGAATCGGTTTGGGCCACCGGGATATTCGCGATCGCATGCATCGCTTTTAAGCAGCGTTTGCGCCTTTTGGCGTTCAGTGACGTTGGATGACCCTTACATTTGGGCGACTATTGTCATTGACAGAGAATTCCAAGAAAAACGACATCCGCTTTCCTTTGACCGGCTTAAAACTCATCTCGAACGCTCTAAAGGTACATCTATCACCTATGAGTTCGAACTCCCGAGCaaattttctccttcaatcATTGCTCCTAATGAAGACGGGGTCACTTCCACTCTCTTTGGAACAGAAGAGCAGCCCAGACAGGTCGGAACCTTGAAGTTTTCGAATGTGTCATCTTCGAGGACTAAGAGTCCTTGGTCAGAGGCTCGGAACATCGTGGAAGTGGCGGCGTCACGTCTCTCGTTTCTCCACACCTTGCATTTCTGGGACAGGTCTGACGTGCATCCTGTGACGAAGAGCGACCTGACGTTTGGAAATGAAGCTCTCGGAAAACACATCACCTCCTTGTACCTCCACCCCGTCACACTTTCAGGTGCTATATTCGCCTTGAAATCCTTCCCAAAACTCTCTTTTGCCACTTTTATCATAGGGGCAGTGGCAAAGGAGGACAGTACGTCCGCCAATCGCAATCCCCCCCTTGAACCCCGACGCGAACCCAATAACCTTTTATCCCTACCCTCCTTATTGTCACTTACTTTGGCAACCTCGACTGAGATTCCAATTGATAAATGTATTAACCACATGGCTATCCTCTTGAGGCGATTCGGCACCCCATCTTTATCCACTCTCTCCATTTCGTTATCCAGGTCTTTAATTTCCCAGCAATTCGACACTCTTCAACTCATTGACGGATTGGAATATTTCTTCGGTCGTACAACGGCACTTCGTCATCTCACTATCCGTTGTGTTGATTGGACGGAGCAGTTCACGAAAGGATTGCTTCAATATGTTCCCTCCACTGTGACGGATCTGGGGATTGGTTTCGCACCGGGAGTAGCACCTCTTTTTGAGCGCCGAATTGTGAATGGTCTGTGTTGGCCACCGAAAGATAAAGATGGGGATGGGGATGGTGGTGAAGGGGTGTTGCCAAAGTTGACGCATTTGAGGTTGTTCATGGGGGTATCGGGTCTTGATGAGTGGGGGCTTTTAAGCGAGATGATTCAATCGAGGGTGTTGAAGATTCCTGGATCTGGAGCTACTTCAGCTTTAGGGACACCTCGTACGCCTCTGAAAAGCGTTTATGCGGATGTGAAGAGTAGTGATCCGCAGATTGCGATTGAGGCTCGGAAATTACGGGATGAAGGGGTACATGTTTTTGGGTCGAATCTGTGA
- a CDS encoding uncharacterized protein (antiSMASH:Cluster_6.3) → MSSTAGENRIYIASIGAMTIGLLLASFLGGFTTLQTALYFGSHKGDHWAHRLSIAFLWILAVGQLAFIFHATYFYVITKGINFPDAVELTWSLKLQIFMQTIIMSATKVLYTVRIWNLQKDKKKWIPIALSAVLVVEYGLGTFFAYEVTTIPDLKSTRFIDFRYSVFLAMSFNTLTDILVAAALIYTIVKSRPNLGWTYSSWTMLMAYTMNTGTITGFFSLIVLVGFIFGVANPLYIVAEMVLPQLYVNCFLSMINSSFYFQTQSSLDISISYRSRRPSGISSTSRFHGNDLESLSMHRMSDSLGSIDDYSKVALATGEGTINEVGLPLFERKESRKPEVPLKKIPVEVQVQTTKTEYTIDRRMLYNAMYQTSSVDTGSR, encoded by the exons ATGTCATCCACTGCAGGGGAAAATCGAATATACATTGCGTCTATTGGAGCGATGACGATTGGGCTGCTTCTCGCCTCATT TCTTGGTGGATTCACGACACTCCAGACAGCGTTGTATTTTGGGTCGCACAAGGGTGATCATTGGGCGCACAGACTATCT ATAGCTTTTCTATG GATTCTCGCTGTCGGACAGCTAGCTTTCATCTTTCACGCAACCTACTTTTACGTGATAACGAAAGGCATAAACTTCCCCGACGCTGTCGAGTTGACCTGGAGTCTCAAA CTTCAAATATTCATGCAG ACTATCATCATGAGCGCGACCAAAGT ACTCTATACAGTTCGTATTTGGAATT TGCAAAAGGATAAAAAGAAGTGGATTCCCATCGCATTA TCGGCTGTACTCGTGGTTGAATACG GCCTAGGAACCT TTTTCGCATATGAAGT TACAACTATCCCAGACTTGAAGAGCACTCGGTTCATCGACTTCCGG TATTCAGTATTCTTGGCGATGTCCTTCAATACTCTCACCGACATTCTCGTTGCTGCCGCATTGATTTATACGATTGTCAAGTCTCGGCCAAACCTTGGATG GACGTATTCAAGTTGGACAATGCTCATGGCGTATACCATGAACACGGGAACCATCACAGG CTTCTTTTCCCTGATAGTACTAGTCGGG TTCATATTCGGAGTTGCCAACCCGCTATACATAGTTGCCGAAATGGTACTGCCCCAAC TCTACGTCAACTGTTTCTTATCGAT GATCAACTCCAGTTTCTATTTCCAAACTCAAAGCAGCCTCGACATATCCATCTCCTACCGCTCGCGACGACCATCCGGAATCAGCTCTACATCTCGCTTCCACGGCAACGACCTGGAAAGTCTATCAATGCACAGGATGTCTGATTCATTAGGATCGATCGATGACTATAGTAAAGTCGCACTGGCAACTGGTGAGGGAACGATTAATGAGGTTGGGTTACCGCTGTtcgagaggaaggagagtaGAAAACCTGAG GTTCCATTGAAAAAGATCCCTGTAGAAGTACAGGTACAGACCACAAAAACGGAGTACACCATCGACAGGCGGATGTTGTATAACGCTATGTATCAGACTTCTAGCGTTGATACCGGAAGTCGGTGA
- a CDS encoding uncharacterized protein (antiSMASH:Cluster_6.3), with the protein MPNNFILVVRLGVFALSCLLSLPVIALCVHTGILAIWYEDGFYFFQRFGVAAAGLTLLMCIIFGITGLVSKNAWISWNVVEVPIIVGISAIWLAQAIIMDEWIAFFRVNWRYDNFRCLVDDPYPSLASAACPEFPPISGISYTIFALLMAYCILTIILCIVGKVKSHDHKVWLVQAYYAEYFGKEPPRPVFQPAPQYLYYGDPNQFQQQAGTPGVPPMVYVPQGQEQTGVPMMMHNGPPGIHTSESPSPPLDQKV; encoded by the exons ATGCCCAATAATTTCATCCTGGTCGTGCGCCTTGGGGTCTTTG cCCTCTCGTGCCTTCTTTCCCTGCCCGTTATTGCCTTGTGTGTCCATACCGGCATCTTGGCCATCTGGTATGAGGATGGATTCTACTTTTTCCAAAGGTTCGGTGTGGCAGCTGCTGGTTTAACGTTACTAATGTGCATCATATT TGGGATAACCGGCCTTGTATCGAAGAATGCGTGGATAAGTTGGAACGTTGTGGAGGTGCCAATCATAG TCGGAATATCTGCAATATGGCTCGCTCAAGCTATTATCATGGACGAGTGGATCGCATTTTTCCGGGTGAACTGGCGCTATGATAATTTTAGATGTTTGGTCGACGATCCCTATCCAA GCCTTGCAAGCGCTGCATGTCCCGAATTTCCCCCAATTAGCGGGATTTCTTACACTATCTTCGCTCTCT TAATGGCATACTGCATActcaccatcatcctctGTATCGTCGGCAAAGTCAAATCCCACGACCACAAAGTGTGGCTCGTTCAAGCGTATTATGCCGAATACTTTGGGAAAGAGCCGCCAAGGCCCGTCTTTCAACCGGCGCCTCAATATCTTTACTATGGTGACCCGAACCAGTTCCAGCAACAGGCTGGTACCCCGGGCGTACCCCCGATGGTGTATGTCCCTCAGGGACAAGAACAGACGGGTGTACCGATGATGATGCATAACGGGCCCCCTGGTATACATACTTCGGAGTCTCCTTCGCCCCCTCTTGACCAGAAGGTTTGA
- a CDS encoding uncharacterized protein (antiSMASH:Cluster_6.3), translated as MTIPPYAAALGVALFVGYASDYFAVRGVSIGLCNILTIIGLGIYFGSQVHLVRYGCLIIVISGSLSVVGLITAWVANNAFPYIRRASALAISGMAFGMGLIMMVWLAGNIGRDTMTVVLLALAAAEGMISIVNTVWLRWKNEMMNCMREDDRYGDDSKWFMYTL; from the exons ATGACGATACCCCCCTATGCAGCAGCTCTCGGCGTTGCATTGTTCGTCGGTTACGCTTCAGATTACTTCGCAGTCCGGGGAGTGTCAATCGGGCTTTGTAATATATTGACAATCATAGGACTTGGAATCTACTTTG GTTCCCAGGTACATCTAGTGCGATACGGCTGCCTCATTATCGTTATATCCGGTAGTCTTTCAGTTGTTGGGCTCATAACCGCATGGGTTGCGAATAACGCATTTCCTTACATACGAAGAGCATCCGCTTTGGCGATTTCTGGTATGGCGTTCGGTATGGGTTTGATAATGATGGTCTGGTTGGCTGGGAATATCGGTCGGGATACGATGACCGTTGTTTTGTTGGCGTTGGCGGCAGCGGAAGGGATGATTTCTATCGTAAACACCGTTTGGTTGAGGTGGAAGAACGAGATGATGAATTGTATGAGGGAGGATGATCGGTATGGGGATGattcgaagtggttcatgtaTACCCTGTGA
- a CDS encoding uncharacterized protein (antiSMASH:Cluster_6.3) has product MDRVANLSGWSWTFILEGIFTILFGIVSIFLVPRTIEDVRFLNKQEKRRHARVLYQDDYGHHQTHQFSFKEVLRAFMGIHVWFGGVMSFTMGAKLAGVA; this is encoded by the coding sequence ATGGATAGAGTTGCCAATCTTTCCGGATGGTCGTGGACCTTCATCCTCGAAGGCATTTTCACCATTTTATTCGGCATCGTATCTATCTTCCTCGTTCCTCGTACGATAGAAGACGTTAGGTTCCTCAACAAGCAAGAAAAACGGCGCCACGCACGGGTTTTATACCAAGATGATTATGGACATCATCAAACTCACCAGTTTTCATTCAAAGAGGTTCTGCGCGCCTTTATGGGTATCCACGTTTGGTTTGGTGGAGTTATGTCGTTTACGATGGGTGCGAAGCTGGCAGGTGTCGCATAG
- a CDS encoding uncharacterized protein (antiSMASH:Cluster_6.3), with the protein MSTSMSTASSSSPTKTESSNLQDPRLISVSELDKVFDIQNDFRAIRDSIHTIDSFMVTEPENSHRPAPARRLFYWKMDFYVLPVLGMMLALVALDQTTFRAFRLSGIEDKLSLSDKQYKMSLTLTYIPFVVSPYPLNLMLRRLGPNYVLPGIIVLCGVIILSTGFVKSYEALLACRFLLGLFEGGLLPGIAIHLTSLYPRHKLAFR; encoded by the exons ATGTCTACTTCCATGTCTACggcctcatcttcatctcctaCAAAAACCGAGAGCTCAAATCTACAGGATCCTCGGCTGATTTCTGTATCCGAACTGGACAAGGTTTTCGATATTCAGAATGATTTTCGGGCGATTAGGGATTCAATACACACG ATCGACTCTTTCATGGTCACTGAACCAGAAAACAGTCATCGGCCCGCGCCTGCTAGACGGTTGTTCTATTGGAAGATGGATTTTTATGTTTTACCCGTCCTTGGAATGATGCTGGCATTGGTCGCCCTC GATCAAACGACCTTCAGAGCTTTTCGACTCTCAGGCATCGAAGACAAACTATCATTGAGCGACAAGCAATACAAGATGTCCTTGACTTTGACCTACATCCCATTTGTTGTCTCACCGTATCCCTTGAACCTGATGCTTCGG AGATTGGGACCGAACTATGTTCTTCCCGGGATAATTGTCCTATGTGGTGTCATAATACTCTCGACAGGTTTCGTCAAATCTTACGAAGCACTTCTCGCATGTCGTTTCCTCCTCGGTCTCTTCGAAGGCGGCCTCCTTCCCGGCATAGCTATCCATCTGACCTCTCTATATCCCCGGCACAAGTTGGCATTCAGGTAA
- a CDS encoding uncharacterized protein (antiSMASH:Cluster_6.3), whose protein sequence is MAEFSPFEISTPHITYACLGGFIVVFGMFSLFLREKLYIGEACWAFAFGIIIGPYGANIFNPRGWGGGDEAMSNTITLEITRVVLAIGVFAIGVELPKAYMLRHWKSLFFLLGPVMTWGWFVSAGFIFALVPGLNFLSSLAVAACLTPTDPILAQAVVGGKYASKHVPAHIRNLLAAESGCNDGAAFPFLYVALYLILDRNTGSAVRDWLLILWLYQVIMGVAIGATIGFTSRCLMKYCQRRELIDRQSYVAQYISMALFTIGVCTLLGTDDLLAAFSCGAAFAWDGFFNRQTEEAVFSSVIDLLFNIAAFVFVGAWMPFSSFQDAELTLTVWRLILIAMLVLLFRRLPVMLALYKWIPDVKTFREALFSGHFGPMGIGAVFISTLAADTLRHEAETASSQSSQAQLDFLQRSIQPITAFMVLCSILIHGLSIPSFSLSRRIHTVTRTWSRHTTLGANQLPDWTNHATLIKHPEEVIINRDPDLRRVRSRDLESGMEGIDQRYTLLEKTDSRNSKGSESMRETSDGDRDLLRITDPEEGREENPSITEWLEGPHKVIERRAGPGKEVEVEVIRNYGSPHAETCHFRWPHAHAREHLHAYLSKLKHLVEAVGEEGHGVNRKDETGTSFGTQPDVSGSSTPLISEEDPSNVPPPKPTTTEPLNLDRGSAAVTATATANTAPTVHHPTVASRKDRYEDDEEDGWASDRSGGVTDQDLGLSAYSLSSAQTQIADDLDRRSRVGVGGRSSLTPSSSIKGRRARRLPRRRHTTDASTSYTQSLSEAQAQALDEDDHHDTRDRSYRPTNVRHEPVPSPNLPRNQHHHHLDGIHALYAQHYARPHHPHRELSPSRSVRFREDAITANGRGSGTSTPRYSSVFHFGSPGVNGDSSVPGTPPPERAD, encoded by the exons ATGGCCGAGTTCTCTCCT TTCGAAATCAGTACTCCTCACATTACCTATGCCTGTCTGGGTGGATTCATCGTTGTG TTCGGGATGTTTTCACTCTTCCTTCGGGAGAAG CTGTATATTGGAGAAGCTTGTTGGGCATTTGCTTTTGGGATTATTATTG GGCCATATGGCGCCAACATTTTCAACCCAAGAGGATGGGGCGGAGGAGATGAGGCAATGTCGAACACGATTACGCTAGAAATTACACGAGTGGTGTTGGCCATCGGTGTTTTTGCAATTGGAGTTGAGCTTCCAAAGGCGTATATGTTACGACATTGGAAGAGCCTGTTCTTTCTTCTAGGGCCGGTCATGACTTGG GGATGGTTCGTCTCAGCAGGGTTCATCTTTGCCCTCGTCCCCGGACTCAACTTCCTATCGTCCCTCGCGGTCGCCGCATGCCTCACACCAACCGACCCCATCCTTGCACAAGCGGTCGTCGGCGGTAAATATGCCAGCAAACATGTTCCCGCTCATATCCGAAATCTCCTCGCAGCTGAATCCGGATGTAACGACGGAGCAGCCTTTCCATTCCTCTACGTCGCCCTTTACCTCATTCTCGATCGTAACACCGGGTCCGCCGTTCGTGATTGGTTGCTCATCCTCTGGCTAT ATCAAGTTATCATGGGGGTCGCCATTGGTGCCACTATCGGCTTCACCTCTCGGTGTCTAATGAAATACTGCCAACGGCGGGAACTTATCGACCGACAATCATACGTGGCGCAGTATATCTCCATGGCTCTATTTACCATCGGAGTCTGTACCCTCCTCGGGACGGATGATCTACTCGCTGCTTTCTCTTGCGGAGCTGCTTTCGCATGGGATGGGTTTTTCAACCGTCAAACAGAAGAAGCGGTATTCTCGTCTGTTATCGATTTGCTGTTTAACATCGCTGCGTTTGTTTTCGTGGGCGCATGGATGCCCTTTAGTTCTTTTCAAGATGCAGAATTGACGTTGACCGTGTGGAggttgattttgattgcgaTGTTGGTGTTGTTGTTCCGAAGACTTCCTGTCATGTTGGCGCTTTACAAGTGGATCCCTGACGTGAAGACGTTTAGAGAGGCGTTGTTCAGTGGTCATTTTGGACCTATGGGGATCG GTGCAGTGTTTATTTCAACCCTTGCGGCTGATACCCTCAGGCATGAGGCCGAAACTGCATCGTCGCAATCTTCACAAGCTCAACTTGATTTTCTCCAACGATCTATTCAACCTATTACAGCGTTTATGGTGCTTTGTTCTATTCTGATTCACGGTCTTTCTATCCCTTCGTTCTCCCTCAGTCGAAGGATTCACACAGTGACTCGTACTTGGTCACGGCATACCACCCTCGGCGCGAACCAACTCCCTGATTGGACTAACCATGCTACTCTAATCAAGCATCCGGAAGAGGTCATTATCAATCGTGATCCCGATCTTCGACGAGTTCGTAGCCGGGACTTGGAAAGTGGAATGGAAGGGATAGACCAACGGTATACCCTGCTTGAGAAGACGGATTCACGAAACTCGAAGGGTAGCGAGTCGATGAGGGAGACGAGTGATGGAGATAGAGATCTACTCAGGATCACTGATCCGGAGGAAGGGAGAGAGGAGAACCCGAGCATTACTGAATGGCTTGAAGGACCGCATAAGGTTATTGAACGTCGGGCAGGGCCCGGTAAAGAG GTCGAAGTCGAAGTGATAAGAAACTATGGATCTCCACACGCTGAAACCTGCCATTTCCGATGGCCTCATGCGCACGCACGCGAACACCTACATGCTTATCTCTCGAAACTGAAGCACTTGGTCGAGGCTGTCGGAGAGGAAGGTCACGGCGTGAATCGCAAGGATGAAACCGGAACGTCTTTTGGCACCCAGCCTGACGTTTCGGGTAGCAGTACACCCTTAATTTCGGAGGAGGACCCCTCGAACGTGCCACCACCAAAGCCTACGACTACGGAGCCGCTGAATCTCGATCGAGGCAGCGCTGCGGTgacagcaacagcaacagccaATACCGCTCCTACTGTCCACCACCCAACGGTTGCGAGCCGAAAGGATAGATacgaggacgatgaagaagatggctGGGCTTCTGATCGAAGTGGAGGAGTTACCGACCAGGACTTGGGTTTGTCTGCCTACTCTTTGTCTTCAGCGCAGACACAGATCGCCGATGACTTGGATCGTCGGAGTCGCGTAGGCGTTGGTGGCAGATCTTCTTTAACCCCTTCGTCTTCGATCAAAGGTCGGCGGGCGAGAAGGCTTCCTCGCAGGAGACACACTACCGATGCATCTACGTCTTACACGCAGTCGCTCTCAGaggctcaagctcaagctctagACGAGGATGATCATCATGATACGAGAGACCGCTCGTATAGACCCACGAACGTTCGACATGAGCCTGTTCCATCTCCCAATCTGCCACGTAACcaacaccaccatcatctggACGGAATACACGCTTTATACGCACAACATTATGCGAGACcacatcatcctcatcgtgAATTGTCCCCCTCTAGGTCCGTGAGATTCCGAGAGGATGCTATTACGGCGAATGGAAGAGGGAGCGGGACGAGTACACCGAGATATTCTTCTGTGTTCCACTTTGGGTCGCCTGGGGTTAATGGAGATTCGAGTGTCCCCGGTACTCCGCCTCCGGAAAGGGCAGATTAG